A window of the Thermodesulfobacteriota bacterium genome harbors these coding sequences:
- the amrB gene encoding AmmeMemoRadiSam system protein B, which translates to MLRKARVAGQFYPGDPAELKESLRDFMGREKGPEKEKDTPVALIAPHAGYIYSGGVAGAVYAAIKVPDNVLLIGPNHTGLGERAAVMDEGQWETPLGITDINEELAEKVVASCALFSTDPTAHLGEHSLEVQLPFIQELNPGARIVPLTVMPASIKSCEEMGEAIADVLKDYPEKVLIAVSSDMNHYEPDKITREKDKLALDKVLKLDAEGLLNITGENDITMCGVVPTAIAITAAKRLGAKEAELVKYATSGETSGDYNHVVGYAGIVIK; encoded by the coding sequence ATGCTCAGGAAGGCCCGTGTGGCCGGCCAGTTCTACCCCGGAGACCCGGCGGAACTGAAAGAGTCCCTCAGGGACTTTATGGGCCGCGAGAAGGGCCCGGAAAAAGAAAAAGACACGCCCGTCGCGCTCATAGCCCCGCACGCGGGCTATATCTACTCCGGCGGGGTGGCCGGAGCGGTCTACGCGGCAATAAAAGTCCCGGATAACGTCCTCCTTATAGGCCCGAACCATACGGGCCTCGGGGAGAGGGCCGCCGTGATGGACGAGGGCCAATGGGAAACACCGCTCGGCATAACCGATATAAACGAAGAGCTCGCGGAAAAGGTCGTCGCCTCATGCGCCCTCTTCTCGACCGACCCCACGGCGCACCTCGGCGAACATTCGCTCGAAGTCCAGCTGCCGTTCATTCAAGAGCTTAACCCCGGGGCGCGGATAGTACCGCTCACCGTCATGCCCGCGAGCATTAAATCGTGCGAAGAGATGGGAGAAGCCATAGCCGACGTCCTCAAGGACTACCCCGAAAAGGTACTTATCGCCGTAAGCTCGGACATGAACCACTACGAGCCGGATAAGATAACACGAGAAAAAGACAAGCTGGCCCTCGATAAGGTCCTTAAGCTCGACGCGGAAGGACTGCTGAACATAACCGGCGAGAACGATATAACCATGTGCGGCGTGGTGCCGACGGCCATAGCAATAACCGCGGCCAAACGGCTCGGCGCGAAAGAAGCCGAACTCGTAAAGTACGCGA
- a CDS encoding HAD-IA family hydrolase has protein sequence MVLGADLIVFDLDGTLIDSSGDIAWAANMTLKSMGYGQLGPGEIKECIGWGIRPLLEKMMPEEPARRIDEAREVFLKFYGEHLVVNTRPYPGVVDTIEHFSGRDKKMAIVTNKPIGLTRKILDELRLASFFMEVLGGDSVEHKKPHPEPLLKVIKSAGVKVPRTVFVGDSSVDCEAGRGAGVEVIGAAYGFRGRRELEEAGCRHIIEEMAELKTVVE, from the coding sequence GTGGTTTTAGGGGCCGACCTTATAGTGTTCGATCTTGACGGCACTCTTATAGATTCGAGCGGCGATATAGCCTGGGCCGCGAATATGACCTTGAAGAGCATGGGCTACGGGCAGCTCGGGCCCGGCGAGATAAAGGAGTGCATCGGCTGGGGCATACGGCCGCTCCTGGAGAAGATGATGCCCGAGGAGCCCGCACGGAGGATAGACGAGGCGCGGGAGGTTTTTTTAAAATTCTATGGTGAGCACCTGGTGGTCAACACGCGTCCCTATCCCGGGGTGGTGGATACCATAGAGCATTTCAGCGGCAGGGACAAAAAGATGGCGATCGTGACCAACAAGCCCATCGGCCTTACTCGTAAGATACTCGACGAGTTGCGGCTCGCCTCGTTCTTTATGGAGGTCCTGGGCGGGGACTCTGTCGAGCACAAGAAGCCGCATCCCGAGCCGCTCTTGAAGGTCATAAAGAGCGCGGGGGTCAAGGTGCCGAGGACCGTCTTCGTCGGCGACAGCTCCGTGGACTGCGAGGCCGGAAGGGGGGCCGGGGTGGAGGTTATCGGCGCGGCCTACGGTTTCAGGGGCAGGCGGGAGCTCGAAGAGGCGGGATGCAGACATATAATAGAGGAGATGGCGGAGCTCAAGACGGTGGTGGAGTAG